In Sebaldella termitidis ATCC 33386, one DNA window encodes the following:
- the mnmH gene encoding tRNA 2-selenouridine(34) synthase MnmH: MVTAQSYEKLSESKGKIIFIDVRTPKEYEEARIPGAVNIPVFSNSEREIIGTIYKQEGKRNAIKEALKIVGPKVLELYMQFEEYHKGKNRMVVYCARGGMRSSTVTALMKELSLPLVKLEGGYKGYRQYINEKLPLLVKKFQFITLYGKTGSGKTDILKRLKNDGYDILDLEACANNRGSLLGDIGLGGRYSQKYFESLVFESLVNAKNDILITEGESRRIGNIVMPTYLYEVLINSRKLYIETSLERRTEIIRKEYLKDGVEQEEIIKSIERLKKYINEKQVQEFINGVKNEDYDNVIKDLMIKYYDKVYSSKGKTYERVFNNDNEDRCVKELTDYIFSEK; this comes from the coding sequence ATGGTAACAGCTCAAAGCTACGAAAAATTGTCTGAAAGTAAAGGGAAAATAATATTTATAGATGTAAGAACACCAAAAGAATATGAGGAGGCACGTATACCCGGCGCGGTTAATATTCCGGTCTTTAGCAACAGTGAACGTGAAATAATAGGAACAATATATAAGCAGGAAGGAAAACGGAATGCTATAAAGGAAGCACTGAAAATAGTCGGACCGAAGGTACTGGAGCTGTATATGCAGTTCGAAGAATATCATAAGGGAAAGAACAGAATGGTAGTTTATTGTGCAAGAGGAGGAATGAGATCTTCTACAGTTACGGCTCTTATGAAAGAGCTTTCACTGCCGCTGGTAAAACTGGAAGGCGGCTATAAGGGCTACAGACAGTATATAAATGAAAAACTGCCTTTGCTTGTGAAAAAATTTCAGTTTATAACATTATACGGTAAAACAGGGTCGGGAAAAACAGATATTTTGAAAAGATTGAAAAATGACGGATATGATATATTAGATCTTGAAGCATGTGCTAATAACAGAGGTTCTCTTTTGGGGGATATTGGTCTGGGCGGCAGATACAGTCAGAAATACTTCGAATCACTGGTTTTTGAAAGCCTTGTGAATGCTAAAAACGATATTCTGATAACTGAAGGCGAGAGCAGAAGAATAGGCAATATAGTCATGCCGACTTATTTATATGAAGTACTGATAAATTCCAGAAAACTGTATATAGAAACCAGTCTTGAGAGAAGAACAGAGATAATAAGAAAAGAATATCTCAAGGACGGGGTGGAACAGGAAGAGATAATAAAATCCATAGAACGTCTGAAAAAATATATAAATGAAAAACAGGTTCAGGAGTTTATAAACGGTGTTAAAAATGAAGATTACGATAATGTTATAAAGGATCTGATGATAAAATATTATGACAAGGTATACAGCAGTAAGGGCAAGACTTACGAGAGAGTTTTTAATAATGATAATGAAGACAGATGTGTAAAAGAGTTAACAGATTATATTTTTTCAGAAAAATAG
- a CDS encoding VOC family protein produces MERTLMQVYVKGSAEAVELYQKAFNTTLGYNVVHEDGTFYHSELNVYGQIISVAERTDDADSITGNTMQFCLQFSKEETDLLKKAYDILTDNAKILFPLGPCDYTTHLADLIDKFGVRWCLFVG; encoded by the coding sequence ATGGAAAGAACACTAATGCAGGTTTATGTTAAAGGTAGTGCAGAAGCTGTCGAATTATATCAAAAAGCATTTAACACGACTCTCGGATATAATGTAGTGCATGAGGACGGGACTTTTTATCATTCAGAGCTGAATGTTTACGGTCAGATAATATCTGTAGCAGAAAGAACAGATGACGCTGACAGCATAACAGGAAATACAATGCAGTTTTGTCTGCAGTTTTCCAAGGAAGAAACAGATTTATTAAAAAAAGCCTATGATATTCTTACTGATAATGCTAAAATTCTTTTTCCATTAGGCCCTTGTGATTACACTACACATTTAGCGGACCTTATTGATAAATTCGGTGTCAGATGGTGCCTCTTTGTCGGATAA
- a CDS encoding autotransporter domain-containing protein, producing MRKNKKLLVSFLALNSVLSMYNTAAPVTVKYNRMYNNMVKNINQGKSNEKNYETIQKILNQKNKELKDLYLQGEYIVKPEYLEWQVFFTGFYDEYGKGVDNSAENAEYHSKVTGYYDAGGNYVVTSGSIKGLAGKGYRALQQPKDINLGVSIPLKGLSREPLNLSLTPAGEININPGSQNVTPPVFSINPTVTTNTFNIDIPNITVNSPTVPTPFSVKPPGTGNGDETYTALRPTDVGTTYRGYTAMISQYNLTTGNMTAHFSGSGYTGLGSCTSGGCLTSYDVENLNGAIDWRVGSGANYGATDPVINDLTVSSAPGVGKAVYDSLTALYKITAAEKIILGIPNNPVGGTADNLVMTLDSKATGNDMPHLIQFDPHTNTNRKYTAYIQDHYGNATGRTNTSDQESDTDKRVQYYYNVLENHGLLQLKGSNGLLIGLQSHNGVVSAVYENYGEMIGLNEGTNPTNHVAHAFIAAQNNSYNHRRFEFYNKPGGLVELRAKSSIAYYYGDPNNYISNKAPHYNIFNEGRIVLYGSENIGISTNGASRDPEGSKIVLYTPIEINGDNSIGVEISKLMDDGYETPVAENPSGGANTYDARPSAIRVIIGKEENKYAGNSTGLNSAGNPFEAGYVEDSVGLYIDKAGLTYRLKDFGFEFGDYARYGKLVYLKAGTLYLDNRETTDINITAGKDNYVFISDSSSSDLTVNPNLNIGTEAKPVNGTIGILGINNGKIHFGASNSIKTYGENSHAVIIQGGSVLNNAAAGLNHSFEVNGKGSIALYVNQGTADFSNSPEINVKAVGEKAVGVYNSSGVVKLGASGTGTGIYTADGLNSVLFYNKTTNAANSIETSGSIFTVKNGGLFSYIENKLSAPQIKFTNTGGTTLNLSDGARGFIYTGNNTSVAAADIQNYFNDNYSGHGNMTVNLSSNASLFVIQEFGSISLDDVNTVAAGTGIFNQINNTGGKNAFLTKGTLVLNPASNLVDLDSPSELYLNIDKALLGITVNSGVAVKGTQDGQAALADDNSYDAVLHVKMENNGTIDLQGKSSIGIYTNNGKITNNNIINVSGDSSLGIFSENGTVTSNTGTINIGNGSVGIYGISHQNPASVPAHGGGLIDIANTGVIRASAGTGAIGIYADNNRTGGIASDADIDLSTGTIDVKNSENAVGVYVNKGTIVDSGSRITVGKNSVALYAKDSDVSLNGIIIDLNGDNALGIFLDGTSSLATTGTNIINIDGRDIILFNMNSSGAVSNNFTVGSIAPGSTYTLGNITGGVFKYTGNSELASNGTLVTGKESAVYLDGSTVTSAAGSVNVAAIALNDQYSGLLPLPAGMTAGIDGENNGTIILGDGSAGIYGKNGSRISNKGAITVGSSSAGLMTSGSGSKVLNSGMITVGTGSQGIYLKDGISAENLGAGNISGTGAGTIGIYADSNISTMQISNDGIINLSGDKSVGIYTTGTNSYLIDNNSTGIISIGNSTNTSDPGIGIYGSTAGSIITNHGTVSSGENSIGAYSSSGTVDNNGIFNVGNSGVGIYSSNGIVNLNTGSAINMGTNGAVAVYGVNSAVTNSSDLNIGDKNYGFILKGGSLTTGAGTNSILGNDSVYMYSTEAVTVINNGNVAMTGSDNIGFYMAKDPVSKTGGGTIVNSPGSVIAGTAGDNNIGIYNYGGIVDNYGMVMVGGSELKLIDGTSDIDVKSSKYSVGIYGEDAAVTNYGSGLITAGYGGFGIVAKGGTASNFGIIITNGDHSTGMYTEDGIITNEAAGVIDVTGKNAIGMAGKGEGSQLINHGTINIDGDGAIGMYGNVGTVIFNSPTGIINVTGNGQAFVSADPANSSHNIENGSAFINGAITANVIESIGSSHTLPTLINAGIIKSSGILALDGMQVMIKPDPTTKQPSSDPDYDFELSGTSIIADQVTASKPIVILPGFSDGLIANVIKLEGLIQATSGQYDFISGSLLWEATPKATGSGSDVYMSRKAFTEFTDGLWFEDFGTALENNYMTASGDGITIYNKTGYITNETDFRHIMASLAGNVYANINQRENDIARTFEDSMHLLQNSVNNTKENVKISVIAGKGKNKEETDGVVSYDYATTGVLALREVERTYRHTFGYSVGYLHTGFEFNDGNSSEEWVDTIQLGVHNKYKSGGWEVRNDLTGRVSFHNVDRNIDWPSPLVRSEMNGTYETYSLTSDNILGKEFGLGKKASIMPYGAFRAMYVTRPAFDESGLEALEVEGNDAWSAKPRAGVELKGSVPLGAKSAWKLKGTLDLAYEYELADLNEREKARLTAIEDGYHELSKPQEEKGAFRTRAEIGVEVEDRYGVFITGEYLSGNDKEDDYRAGVTLKAVF from the coding sequence ATGAGAAAAAATAAAAAATTATTGGTATCATTTCTAGCGTTGAATTCAGTATTATCAATGTATAATACTGCGGCACCGGTAACTGTAAAGTATAACAGAATGTACAATAATATGGTAAAAAATATAAATCAGGGAAAGTCTAATGAAAAAAATTATGAAACAATACAGAAAATACTTAATCAAAAAAATAAGGAATTAAAAGATCTGTATTTGCAGGGAGAATATATAGTAAAACCTGAATATCTGGAATGGCAGGTATTTTTTACTGGATTTTATGACGAGTACGGAAAAGGTGTGGATAACAGTGCGGAAAATGCGGAGTATCATTCAAAGGTAACTGGATATTATGATGCCGGCGGAAATTATGTGGTAACAAGCGGGAGCATAAAAGGTCTCGCAGGAAAGGGATACAGAGCACTTCAGCAGCCTAAGGATATAAATCTGGGAGTAAGCATTCCGCTGAAAGGACTTTCTAGAGAGCCGCTGAACTTATCGTTAACACCTGCGGGGGAAATAAATATAAATCCGGGTTCACAGAATGTAACACCTCCGGTATTTTCCATCAATCCTACAGTTACTACTAATACTTTTAATATAGATATACCAAATATTACTGTTAATTCACCAACTGTTCCGACACCGTTTTCGGTAAAGCCGCCGGGAACAGGAAACGGAGACGAGACATATACAGCATTAAGACCAACAGATGTCGGGACTACTTATCGAGGCTATACAGCCATGATATCACAGTATAATCTTACAACCGGAAATATGACAGCACATTTTTCAGGAAGCGGATATACTGGATTAGGGAGCTGTACTTCCGGCGGATGCCTGACCAGCTATGATGTGGAAAATCTGAATGGAGCTATAGACTGGAGAGTAGGCAGCGGTGCAAATTACGGAGCGACGGATCCTGTTATAAATGATCTTACTGTAAGCTCGGCTCCGGGAGTAGGAAAAGCTGTTTATGACAGTCTGACAGCTTTATATAAAATAACAGCGGCCGAAAAAATAATATTGGGAATACCTAATAATCCTGTGGGAGGGACAGCAGATAATCTGGTAATGACACTGGATTCCAAAGCTACGGGAAATGATATGCCGCATTTAATTCAATTCGATCCCCATACCAATACTAACAGAAAATATACCGCATATATACAGGATCACTATGGAAATGCCACTGGAAGAACAAATACTTCGGATCAGGAATCTGATACTGATAAAAGAGTTCAGTATTACTATAATGTTCTGGAAAATCACGGACTGCTTCAGCTAAAAGGAAGCAACGGTCTTTTGATAGGTCTGCAGTCTCATAACGGAGTTGTAAGTGCTGTTTATGAGAATTACGGTGAGATGATAGGTCTTAATGAGGGAACTAATCCTACCAATCATGTGGCTCATGCTTTTATCGCTGCACAAAATAACAGCTATAATCACAGAAGATTTGAATTCTATAATAAACCCGGAGGATTGGTGGAGCTTCGTGCAAAAAGCAGTATCGCATATTATTATGGAGATCCGAATAATTATATAAGTAATAAAGCTCCTCATTATAATATTTTTAATGAAGGGCGTATAGTTTTGTACGGAAGTGAAAATATAGGGATTTCTACAAATGGTGCTTCACGAGATCCGGAAGGGTCAAAAATAGTACTTTATACTCCTATAGAAATAAACGGGGATAACAGTATCGGGGTAGAAATATCAAAATTAATGGATGACGGTTACGAAACACCTGTTGCTGAAAACCCAAGCGGAGGAGCAAATACTTATGATGCACGTCCTTCTGCAATAAGAGTCATTATAGGTAAGGAAGAAAACAAATATGCAGGAAACAGTACAGGGCTCAATTCAGCGGGAAATCCTTTTGAAGCAGGATATGTGGAAGATTCCGTGGGATTATATATTGATAAAGCAGGGCTTACATACAGACTAAAGGATTTTGGATTTGAATTCGGAGATTATGCAAGATACGGGAAATTAGTATATTTAAAAGCAGGAACTCTGTATCTCGACAACAGAGAAACTACAGATATAAACATAACTGCCGGAAAAGACAACTATGTATTTATAAGTGATTCATCAAGTTCGGATCTGACAGTAAATCCTAATCTGAATATAGGAACTGAAGCAAAGCCTGTTAACGGAACCATAGGAATTCTGGGTATAAATAACGGAAAGATACATTTCGGAGCTTCAAACAGTATAAAGACATACGGGGAGAACAGTCATGCAGTGATAATACAGGGCGGATCTGTTCTGAATAATGCTGCGGCAGGATTAAATCACAGCTTTGAGGTAAACGGAAAAGGAAGTATAGCCTTATATGTAAATCAGGGAACAGCTGATTTCAGCAATTCTCCTGAGATAAATGTGAAAGCAGTCGGGGAAAAAGCAGTCGGGGTATATAATTCTTCGGGAGTAGTAAAACTAGGAGCTTCCGGGACAGGAACAGGGATTTATACGGCAGACGGGCTGAACAGCGTGTTATTTTATAATAAAACTACAAATGCAGCAAATTCAATAGAAACTTCCGGTTCAATTTTTACGGTGAAAAACGGAGGATTGTTTTCATATATAGAAAACAAATTATCTGCACCGCAGATAAAATTTACGAATACCGGCGGAACAACACTTAATTTATCTGACGGAGCCAGAGGATTTATATATACCGGAAATAATACATCGGTAGCAGCTGCAGATATTCAGAATTACTTTAATGATAATTACAGCGGTCACGGTAATATGACAGTAAATCTAAGCTCAAATGCAAGTTTATTTGTAATACAGGAATTTGGTTCAATAAGCCTTGATGATGTCAATACTGTGGCAGCAGGAACGGGAATATTTAATCAGATAAATAATACAGGCGGGAAAAATGCTTTTTTAACTAAAGGAACACTGGTATTAAATCCGGCTTCCAATCTTGTGGATCTGGACAGTCCGTCGGAATTATACCTGAATATAGATAAGGCATTACTGGGAATAACAGTAAATTCCGGTGTGGCTGTCAAAGGAACACAGGATGGTCAGGCAGCCTTAGCTGATGATAATTCATATGACGCAGTTCTGCACGTAAAAATGGAAAATAACGGAACTATTGATCTGCAGGGAAAATCATCAATAGGAATATATACAAATAACGGGAAAATAACTAATAATAATATAATAAATGTTTCAGGAGATAGCTCTCTCGGAATATTCAGTGAAAATGGAACGGTAACATCAAATACCGGGACAATAAACATAGGAAACGGCAGTGTGGGAATATACGGAATATCACATCAAAATCCTGCAAGTGTTCCTGCACACGGCGGAGGACTTATAGATATAGCAAATACCGGAGTAATAAGAGCATCAGCCGGAACAGGGGCAATAGGAATATATGCTGATAATAACAGAACAGGCGGTATAGCTTCTGATGCAGATATAGATCTTTCGACAGGGACGATAGATGTAAAGAATTCTGAAAATGCTGTAGGAGTATATGTAAATAAAGGAACAATAGTAGATTCTGGATCAAGGATAACAGTAGGTAAAAACAGTGTTGCATTATATGCAAAAGATAGTGATGTTTCACTTAACGGAATAATAATTGACTTAAACGGTGATAATGCTCTCGGAATATTTTTGGACGGGACATCATCTCTGGCTACTACAGGAACGAATATCATAAATATAGACGGCCGGGATATAATTTTATTTAATATGAATTCAAGCGGGGCAGTCAGTAATAACTTTACTGTAGGAAGTATTGCGCCGGGGTCAACATATACTCTGGGGAATATAACAGGCGGAGTATTCAAATATACAGGAAACAGTGAACTTGCTTCAAACGGAACACTTGTAACGGGAAAAGAGTCAGCGGTATATCTGGACGGGTCAACTGTTACTTCGGCAGCAGGCTCTGTAAATGTAGCTGCAATAGCACTGAATGATCAATATTCAGGTTTGCTGCCTTTACCGGCAGGAATGACAGCCGGAATTGACGGTGAAAATAACGGAACTATTATTTTAGGCGACGGTTCAGCGGGAATTTACGGAAAGAACGGTTCTCGGATAAGCAACAAGGGTGCGATAACTGTAGGCAGTTCATCGGCCGGATTAATGACGTCAGGATCAGGATCAAAGGTTCTGAACAGCGGAATGATAACTGTGGGAACAGGTTCACAGGGAATTTATCTTAAAGACGGAATAAGTGCAGAGAATCTGGGAGCTGGAAATATATCAGGTACCGGAGCAGGAACAATAGGAATATATGCAGACAGTAATATTTCAACAATGCAGATAAGCAATGACGGTATTATTAATCTAAGCGGGGATAAATCTGTAGGAATATATACAACAGGGACAAACAGCTACTTAATAGACAACAATTCAACGGGAATAATAAGTATAGGTAATTCTACGAATACATCGGATCCCGGAATAGGAATTTACGGATCAACAGCTGGAAGTATAATAACAAATCACGGTACTGTAAGTTCGGGCGAAAATTCTATAGGTGCATACAGCAGCAGCGGTACAGTGGATAATAACGGTATATTCAATGTCGGTAATTCAGGAGTGGGAATATATTCATCAAATGGAATTGTGAATCTCAATACAGGTTCTGCAATAAATATGGGGACAAATGGAGCAGTGGCTGTGTATGGAGTTAATTCCGCAGTAACTAATTCATCTGATCTGAATATAGGAGATAAGAATTACGGATTTATTCTGAAGGGCGGTTCATTAACAACAGGAGCCGGTACAAACAGTATCTTGGGAAATGACTCGGTTTACATGTACAGTACAGAAGCTGTAACAGTGATTAATAACGGAAATGTTGCCATGACCGGCTCTGATAATATAGGATTCTATATGGCCAAGGATCCTGTAAGCAAAACAGGCGGAGGAACTATTGTCAACAGTCCTGGAAGTGTAATAGCAGGTACAGCAGGGGATAACAACATAGGAATCTATAACTACGGCGGAATAGTGGACAACTACGGTATGGTCATGGTAGGCGGCTCAGAGCTGAAGCTGATAGACGGAACTTCGGATATAGATGTGAAGAGCAGTAAATATTCAGTAGGAATATACGGTGAAGATGCTGCTGTTACAAACTACGGAAGCGGACTGATAACAGCAGGCTACGGCGGATTTGGTATAGTAGCCAAAGGCGGAACTGCAAGCAATTTCGGAATTATAATAACAAACGGGGATCACTCTACTGGAATGTATACAGAGGATGGAATAATAACAAATGAAGCAGCAGGAGTAATAGATGTAACAGGTAAGAATGCAATAGGAATGGCAGGAAAAGGAGAAGGCTCGCAGCTGATAAACCATGGAACTATTAATATTGACGGTGACGGTGCAATAGGAATGTATGGTAATGTGGGGACTGTAATTTTCAACAGTCCAACGGGAATCATAAATGTAACTGGAAATGGACAGGCTTTTGTATCGGCTGATCCTGCAAATTCGTCACATAATATAGAGAACGGATCGGCATTTATAAATGGTGCGATAACAGCTAATGTAATAGAATCAATAGGAAGTTCACACACACTTCCGACGCTGATAAATGCAGGGATAATAAAGTCAAGCGGAATACTGGCATTAGACGGAATGCAGGTAATGATAAAACCTGATCCTACAACAAAACAGCCGTCATCAGATCCGGATTATGACTTTGAATTATCAGGAACGTCGATAATAGCAGATCAGGTAACTGCCTCAAAACCTATAGTGATTCTTCCCGGATTTTCTGACGGGTTGATTGCCAATGTAATAAAGCTGGAAGGTCTGATACAGGCAACATCAGGGCAGTATGACTTTATAAGCGGATCGCTTCTGTGGGAAGCTACGCCTAAAGCAACAGGCTCAGGCTCTGATGTATATATGTCAAGAAAAGCATTTACAGAATTTACAGACGGACTCTGGTTTGAAGATTTTGGAACAGCACTGGAAAATAATTATATGACGGCATCAGGCGATGGAATAACAATATACAATAAGACAGGCTATATAACGAATGAAACAGATTTCAGACATATAATGGCAAGTCTTGCAGGAAATGTATATGCTAATATAAATCAGAGAGAAAATGATATAGCGAGAACATTTGAAGATTCAATGCATTTACTGCAAAATTCAGTAAATAACACAAAAGAAAATGTGAAAATAAGTGTAATAGCAGGAAAAGGAAAAAATAAAGAAGAAACTGACGGGGTAGTGAGCTATGACTATGCTACAACGGGAGTACTAGCACTAAGGGAAGTGGAAAGAACATACAGACATACTTTTGGATATTCAGTGGGATACTTGCATACAGGATTTGAATTTAATGACGGGAACAGCAGTGAAGAATGGGTAGATACAATCCAGCTCGGAGTACATAATAAGTATAAGTCGGGTGGCTGGGAAGTAAGAAATGACCTTACGGGAAGAGTGAGCTTTCATAATGTGGACAGAAATATAGACTGGCCGTCACCGCTTGTAAGATCGGAAATGAATGGGACATATGAAACATATAGTCTAACAAGTGATAATATTCTCGGGAAAGAATTCGGACTTGGTAAGAAAGCAAGTATAATGCCGTATGGGGCATTCAGGGCAATGTATGTGACAAGACCGGCATTCGATGAAAGCGGGCTGGAGGCACTTGAGGTGGAAGGAAACGATGCATGGAGTGCTAAGCCGAGAGCAGGTGTGGAACTAAAAGGATCTGTACCGCTCGGGGCAAAGTCGGCATGGAAGCTGAAAGGAACACTGGATCTTGCTTATGAATATGAACTGGCAGATCTGAATGAAAGAGAAAAAGCAAGATTAACAGCAATAGAAGACGGATATCATGAGCTGTCGAAACCGCAGGAGGAAAAAGGAGCATTCAGAACAAGAGCAGAAATAGGTGTGGAAGTAGAAGACAGATACGGAGTGTTTATTACAGGTGAATATTTGTCAGGGAATGATAAAGAAGATGATTACAGAGCAGGAGTAACACTTAAAGCAGTATTCTAG